A genomic segment from Dendropsophus ebraccatus isolate aDenEbr1 chromosome 7, aDenEbr1.pat, whole genome shotgun sequence encodes:
- the ADISSP gene encoding adipose-secreted signaling protein: MAAAKKGVKPKVSGVRFAPGLSEEGAHNHVHFDEKLRDSVVMVSLEEDGSYLVKVGFLKILHKYEISFTLPALQRLGRNICAVPLPNLNLKVTKITALPEGHGIKCEYTAHKEGVLKEEMLLASETSDKTVVKVVVQARVLDRHHGTPMLLEGVKCVGAEPEYDSEQSDWHGFD; encoded by the exons ATGGCTGCAGCCAAGAAAG GTGTGAAGCCGAAGGTGTCGGGGGTCCGCTTTGCCCCGGGCCTCTCGGAGGAGGGGGCTCACAACCATGTGCACTTTGATGAGAAGCTGCGAGACTCGGTGGTGATGGTCTCTCTGGAAGAAGACGGCAGCTACTTGGTGAAG GTCGGCTTCCTGAAGATCTTACACAAGTATGAGATCTCGTTCACGTTGCCGGCTCTGCAGCGACTGGGGAGGAATATCTGTGCCGTTCCTCTCCCTAACCTGAACCTCAAAGTGACAAAGATCACAGCACTGCCAGAAG GACACGGCATTAAATGTGAATACACCGCTCATAAAGAAGGCGTCTTAAAGGAAGAGATGCTTCTGGCAAGTGAGACCAGTGATAAGACTGTTGTGAAGGTGGTGGTGCAGGCGCGGGTCCTGG ACCGCCATCACGGCACCCCGATGCTGCTGGAGGGCGTGAAGTGTGTCGGGGCCGAGCCGGAATACGACTCTGAGCAGAGCGATTGGCACGGCTTTGACTGA